One window from the genome of Aeromonas sp. FDAARGOS 1405 encodes:
- the rsmI gene encoding 16S rRNA (cytidine(1402)-2'-O)-methyltransferase, with amino-acid sequence MSDIPTLYIVPTPIGNLADITQRALDILRSVDLVAAEDTRHTGILLSHYQISVPTFALHDHNEQQKADVLIGRIKEGKSVALVSDAGTPLISDPGYHFVTRCREAGVKVVPLPGPCAAITALSAAGLPTDRFAFEGFLPAKSKGRDDRLQAVIEDTRSLVFYESPRRVQDTVEAIARILGERQVVVCRELTKTFESIHGLPASEMLTWLGEDDNRCRGEIVLVVAGASKEEEDLPAEAIRTLGLLVTELPLKKAAALTAEIHGVKKNALYKYGLEHY; translated from the coding sequence ATGAGTGACATCCCAACCCTGTATATAGTCCCCACTCCGATCGGCAATCTGGCGGACATCACCCAGCGTGCATTGGACATTTTACGCAGTGTCGATCTGGTGGCAGCCGAAGATACCCGTCATACCGGTATCCTGCTCAGCCACTACCAAATCTCGGTGCCGACCTTCGCCCTGCACGATCACAACGAGCAGCAGAAAGCCGATGTGCTGATCGGCCGGATCAAAGAGGGCAAGAGTGTTGCGCTGGTCTCCGATGCTGGCACCCCGCTCATCAGCGACCCCGGTTATCACTTTGTCACCCGCTGTCGTGAGGCCGGGGTCAAGGTGGTGCCGCTGCCCGGTCCCTGTGCTGCCATCACGGCTCTGAGCGCGGCCGGTCTGCCCACCGATCGCTTTGCCTTTGAGGGCTTCCTGCCCGCCAAGAGCAAGGGGCGTGACGATCGCCTGCAAGCCGTTATTGAAGACACCCGCTCGCTGGTGTTCTACGAATCCCCGCGCCGTGTGCAGGATACAGTGGAAGCGATTGCTCGCATTCTCGGTGAGCGTCAGGTGGTGGTGTGCCGCGAGCTGACCAAGACCTTCGAGTCGATCCACGGTCTGCCAGCCTCTGAAATGCTGACCTGGCTTGGTGAGGATGACAACCGCTGCCGCGGCGAGATCGTGCTGGTCGTGGCTGGCGCCTCCAAAGAAGAAGAGGATCTGCCAGCCGAGGCGATCCGTACTCTGGGTCTGCTGGTGACCGAACTGCCACTGAAAAAAGCGGCCGCCCTGACCGCC